A region from the Paraburkholderia youngii genome encodes:
- the flgG gene encoding flagellar basal-body rod protein FlgG — protein MNRSLYIAATGMNAQQAQMDVISNNLANVSTNGFKGSRAVFEDLLYQTIRQPGANSTQQTELPSGIQLGTGVQQVATERLYTQGNLQQTGNSKDVAINGAGFFQVQMPDGQTAYTRDGSFQTNAQGQLVTSSGYQVIPAITIPSNATSLTIGSDGAVSITVAGSSNTQQLGTMQLATFINPAGLDSKGENLFAETASSGAPNVAQPGLNGAGTLNQGYVEASNVNVVQELVNMIQTQRAYEINSKAVTTSDQMLQTLSQMPV, from the coding sequence GCGAACGTCAGCACCAACGGCTTCAAGGGCTCGCGCGCGGTGTTCGAGGATCTGCTGTACCAGACCATCCGCCAGCCGGGCGCGAACTCGACGCAGCAAACCGAGCTGCCGTCCGGCATTCAGCTCGGCACCGGCGTGCAACAGGTCGCGACCGAGCGTCTGTACACGCAGGGCAACCTGCAGCAGACCGGCAACTCGAAGGACGTCGCGATCAACGGCGCGGGCTTCTTCCAGGTGCAGATGCCCGACGGCCAGACTGCCTACACGCGCGACGGCTCGTTCCAGACCAATGCGCAGGGTCAGCTCGTCACGTCGAGCGGCTACCAGGTGATACCGGCGATCACGATCCCGAGCAATGCGACCTCGCTGACGATCGGCAGCGACGGCGCGGTGTCGATCACCGTGGCCGGCTCGAGCAATACGCAGCAGCTCGGCACGATGCAGCTCGCGACCTTCATCAACCCGGCCGGCCTCGACTCGAAGGGCGAGAACCTGTTCGCGGAGACGGCTTCGTCGGGCGCGCCGAACGTGGCGCAACCGGGTCTGAACGGCGCGGGCACGCTCAACCAGGGTTACGTGGAAGCGTCGAACGTGAACGTCGTGCAGGAGCTGGTGAACATGATCCAGACGCAGCGCGCGTACGAAATCAACAGCAAGGCCGTGACGACCTCCGACCAGATGCTGCAGACCTTGAGCCAGATGCCGGTTTGA